The Azospirillum baldaniorum genome contains a region encoding:
- a CDS encoding ABC1 kinase family protein: MPNTDENRLGGRIARYARVGTAVGGLAARFAGERVLGIPLERDRHAAELRAALGGLKGPLMKVAQLLSTIPDALPREYVQELSQLQADAPSMGWPFVKRRMASELGPAWHKRFLHFEKTAAAAASLGQVHRAVGLDGQTLACKLQYPDMASAVEADLRQLGLIFAIFERTDSAISTKQIQAEIGARLREELDYEREAKHARLYRAMLADTSGVHVPAVVPDLSTRRLLTLEWVEGRKILDFVKDHPDARDALAMNMFRAWYVPFYGYGIIHGDPHLGNYTVRPDRSINLLDFGCVRVFPARFVKGVIDLYDALQTGNQDKAVEAYRTWGFGNPTKELVDVLNIWARFVYAPIMDDRSRRIEETNSGHYGRETAAKVHAELRRVGGVEVPREFVFMDRAAIGLGSVFLHLQAEVNWYRLFQEMIQGFDVDVLHARQTAALTAQSLPLPE; encoded by the coding sequence ATGCCGAACACGGATGAGAACAGGCTTGGCGGCCGGATCGCGCGGTATGCGCGAGTCGGAACCGCCGTGGGGGGCCTTGCGGCCCGTTTCGCCGGAGAACGGGTGCTGGGCATCCCCCTGGAGCGGGATCGCCACGCCGCCGAATTGCGCGCCGCGCTGGGGGGGCTGAAGGGACCGCTGATGAAGGTGGCGCAACTGCTGTCCACCATCCCCGACGCCCTGCCCCGCGAGTATGTGCAGGAGCTGTCGCAGCTCCAGGCCGACGCGCCGTCGATGGGCTGGCCCTTCGTCAAGCGCCGCATGGCGAGCGAGCTGGGCCCCGCTTGGCACAAGCGCTTCCTGCACTTTGAAAAGACCGCCGCGGCGGCGGCCTCGCTGGGGCAGGTTCACCGGGCCGTCGGGCTGGACGGGCAGACCCTCGCCTGCAAGCTCCAATACCCGGACATGGCCTCCGCCGTGGAGGCGGACCTGCGCCAGCTCGGCCTGATCTTCGCCATCTTCGAGCGCACCGACAGCGCCATCTCCACCAAGCAGATTCAGGCCGAGATCGGTGCCCGGCTGCGCGAGGAGCTGGATTACGAGCGCGAGGCCAAGCACGCCCGCCTCTACCGCGCCATGCTGGCCGACACTTCCGGCGTCCATGTGCCGGCAGTGGTGCCCGACCTGTCCACCCGCCGCCTGCTGACGCTGGAATGGGTGGAGGGCCGCAAGATCCTCGACTTCGTCAAGGACCATCCGGACGCCCGCGACGCGCTGGCGATGAACATGTTCCGGGCCTGGTACGTGCCCTTCTACGGCTACGGGATCATCCACGGCGACCCGCATCTGGGGAACTACACGGTGCGGCCCGACCGCTCCATTAACCTGCTGGATTTCGGCTGCGTCCGCGTCTTCCCGGCCCGCTTCGTGAAGGGGGTGATCGACCTCTACGACGCGCTGCAGACCGGCAACCAGGACAAGGCGGTGGAGGCCTACCGCACCTGGGGCTTCGGCAACCCGACCAAAGAGCTGGTGGACGTGCTGAACATCTGGGCGCGCTTCGTCTACGCCCCGATCATGGACGACCGCAGCCGCCGCATCGAGGAGACGAACTCCGGCCACTACGGCCGCGAGACCGCCGCCAAGGTCCACGCCGAGCTGCGCCGGGTCGGCGGGGTGGAGGTGCCGCGGGAGTTCGTCTTCATGGACCGCGCGGCCATCGGGCTGGGCTCCGTCTTCCTGCATCTCCAGGCCGAGGTGAACTGGTACCGGCTGTTCCAGGAGATGATCCAGGGCTTCGACGTGGACGTCCTGCACGCCCGCCAGACCGCCGCCCTGACCGCCCAGTCCCTCCCTTTGCCCGAATAG
- the queA gene encoding tRNA preQ1(34) S-adenosylmethionine ribosyltransferase-isomerase QueA yields MKTADFDFDLPPDRIAEHPAKPRDAARLLDVAERLHDRTVRDLPALLEPGDLMVVNDTRVIPARLDGRRGEVRVEITLHKREGEREWATFARPGKRLKPGDVIAIADDFAAEVVAKDGMEVRLRFSKGGPELMEALHRHGRMPLPPYIRREADEQDAADYQTVFAAREGAVAAPTAGLHFTPELLAALDARGIRRVPVTLHVGAGTFLPVKVDDIAEHRMHSEWGEISAETAEAINATRAAGGRIVSVGTTALRILETAGLDDRSIRAFSGDTDIFITPGYRFKIVDLLVTNFHLPRSTLFMLVCAFAGMDTMKAAYAHAIGQNYRFFSYGDASLLRRV; encoded by the coding sequence ATGAAGACCGCCGATTTCGACTTCGACCTTCCGCCGGACCGCATCGCCGAGCATCCGGCCAAGCCGCGTGACGCCGCCCGTCTGCTCGACGTGGCGGAGCGTCTGCACGACCGCACCGTGCGCGACCTGCCCGCCCTGCTGGAGCCGGGCGACCTGATGGTCGTCAACGACACCCGCGTCATCCCCGCCCGCCTCGATGGCCGGCGCGGCGAGGTGCGGGTGGAGATCACGCTCCACAAACGCGAGGGCGAGCGGGAGTGGGCGACCTTCGCCCGCCCCGGCAAGCGGCTGAAGCCCGGCGACGTGATCGCCATCGCCGACGACTTCGCGGCCGAGGTCGTCGCCAAGGACGGGATGGAGGTGCGCCTGCGCTTCTCCAAGGGCGGGCCGGAGCTGATGGAGGCGCTGCACCGCCACGGCCGGATGCCCCTGCCCCCCTACATCCGGCGCGAGGCGGACGAGCAGGACGCGGCGGACTACCAGACCGTCTTCGCCGCACGCGAGGGCGCCGTCGCCGCCCCCACCGCCGGGCTGCACTTCACGCCGGAGCTTCTGGCGGCGCTCGACGCGCGCGGCATCCGCCGCGTGCCAGTGACGCTGCATGTCGGGGCCGGCACCTTCCTGCCGGTCAAGGTGGACGACATCGCCGAGCACCGCATGCACAGCGAGTGGGGCGAAATCTCCGCGGAAACCGCCGAGGCCATCAACGCCACGCGCGCCGCGGGCGGGCGGATCGTCTCTGTCGGCACCACGGCGCTGCGCATCCTGGAGACGGCGGGGCTCGACGACCGCAGCATCCGGGCCTTCAGCGGCGACACCGACATCTTCATCACCCCCGGCTACCGCTTCAAGATCGTGGACCTTTTGGTGACCAACTTCCACCTGCCCCGCTCCACCCTGTTCATGCTGGTCTGCGCCTTCGCGGGCATGGACACGATGAAGGCGGCCTACGCGCACGCCATCGGCCAGAACTATCGTTTCTTCAGCTACGGCGACGCGTCGCTGCTCCGGAGGGTGTGA
- the tgt gene encoding tRNA guanosine(34) transglycosylase Tgt, whose amino-acid sequence MTGIGFELLKTDGRARRGRVSTAHGVINTPAFMPVGTAATVKAMTSDAVKSTGAEILLGNTYHLMLRPTAERVGQLGGLHRFMNWDKPILTDSGGFQVMSLSDLRTMTEEGVTFKSHLDGSKHHLTPERSIQIQHLLDSNITMCLDECTPFPATEAQAASSMRLSMRWAKRSKDAFVERPGYGLFGIVQGGVYADLRAESVAALSDIGFDGYAIGGLAVGEGQETMFTVLDFTEPLMVRDRPRYLMGVGRPSDLIGAVRRGVDMFDCVMPTRSGRTGQAFVRRGTINIRNARHAHDERPLDEECGCPACRNHSRAYLHHLFKAGEMLGPMLLTWHNLHYYQDLMAELRQAIEDGRFDEVAGALEARLNEGDIPATEDPLAHLKVKPAKPAKSAKKESADV is encoded by the coding sequence ATGACCGGCATCGGGTTCGAGCTTCTGAAGACCGACGGGCGCGCCCGGCGCGGGCGGGTCTCCACCGCGCACGGCGTCATCAACACGCCGGCCTTCATGCCCGTCGGCACCGCCGCCACCGTCAAGGCGATGACCAGCGACGCGGTGAAGTCCACCGGCGCGGAAATCCTGCTGGGCAACACCTATCACCTGATGCTGCGCCCCACGGCGGAGCGCGTCGGGCAGTTGGGCGGCCTGCACCGCTTCATGAACTGGGACAAGCCGATCCTGACGGACAGCGGCGGCTTCCAGGTCATGTCCCTGTCGGACCTGCGCACCATGACCGAGGAGGGGGTGACCTTCAAATCCCACCTCGACGGCAGCAAGCATCACCTGACGCCGGAACGCTCGATCCAGATCCAGCACCTGCTGGACAGCAACATCACCATGTGCCTGGACGAGTGCACCCCCTTCCCGGCGACGGAGGCGCAGGCGGCTTCGTCCATGCGCCTGTCGATGCGCTGGGCCAAGCGCAGCAAGGACGCCTTCGTCGAGCGGCCCGGCTACGGCCTGTTCGGCATCGTGCAGGGCGGCGTCTACGCGGACCTGCGGGCCGAGAGCGTGGCGGCTCTGTCGGACATCGGCTTCGACGGCTACGCCATCGGCGGCCTGGCCGTCGGCGAGGGCCAGGAGACGATGTTCACCGTGCTCGATTTCACCGAGCCGCTGATGGTCAGGGACCGTCCGCGCTACCTGATGGGCGTCGGCCGCCCCAGCGACCTGATCGGCGCGGTGCGGCGCGGCGTCGACATGTTCGACTGCGTGATGCCCACCCGCTCGGGCCGCACCGGTCAGGCCTTCGTGCGGCGCGGCACCATCAACATCCGCAACGCCCGCCACGCCCACGACGAGCGCCCGCTCGACGAGGAGTGCGGCTGCCCGGCGTGCCGGAACCACAGCCGCGCCTATCTGCATCACCTGTTCAAGGCGGGCGAGATGCTGGGGCCGATGCTGTTGACCTGGCACAACCTGCATTACTATCAGGACCTGATGGCCGAGCTTCGGCAAGCCATCGAGGACGGCCGCTTCGACGAGGTCGCGGGCGCGCTGGAGGCCCGCCTGAACGAGGGCGACATTCCGGCCACCGAAGACCCGCTGGCCCACCTGAAGGTGAAGCCGGCCAAGCCGGCGAAAAGCGCGAAAAAGGAATCCGCCGATGTCTGA
- the queF gene encoding preQ(1) synthase codes for MSETIYSGLTQLGGATVQPKTPEEAVLERVPNPNPGENYVVRFTAPEFTSLCPITGQPDFAHLVIDYVPGEWLVESKSLKLFLTSFRNHGAFHEACTVGIGKRLVDELKPVWLRIGGYWYPRGGIPIDVFYATGEPPKGVWIPSQDVQTYRGRG; via the coding sequence ATGTCTGAGACTATCTATTCTGGCCTGACGCAGCTCGGCGGCGCCACCGTCCAGCCGAAGACGCCGGAAGAGGCGGTGCTGGAGCGCGTGCCGAACCCGAACCCCGGTGAAAACTACGTCGTGCGCTTCACCGCGCCGGAGTTCACCTCGCTCTGCCCGATCACCGGCCAGCCGGACTTCGCCCATCTGGTCATCGACTATGTGCCGGGTGAGTGGCTGGTGGAGTCGAAGTCGCTCAAGCTGTTCCTGACCAGCTTCCGCAACCACGGCGCCTTCCACGAGGCCTGCACCGTCGGCATCGGCAAACGTCTGGTGGACGAGCTGAAGCCGGTGTGGCTGCGCATCGGCGGCTACTGGTACCCCCGCGGCGGCATTCCCATCGACGTGTTCTACGCCACCGGCGAGCCGCCGAAGGGCGTGTGGATTCCGTCGCAGGACGTCCAGACCTACCGCGGCCGCGGCTGA
- the queG gene encoding tRNA epoxyqueuosine(34) reductase QueG — translation MPDPITSTREAIRDRALSLGFDAVGFARAELGEEAKARLAEFLSQGRHGDMGWMEDKADRRVHPQALWPEARTVIALGTSYAPAEDPRALLAHPDRGIVSVYARNRDYHDLIKGRLKTLGQWIAHRFKAELKVFVDTAPVMEKPLAEKAGLGWQGKHTNLVSRTHGSWLFLGEVYTTLELPPDPPAVDRCGQCRRCLDACPTAAFPAPNQLDARRCISYLTIEHKGPIPEELRPLMGNRIYGCDDCLAVCPWNKFARRSREAAFLPRAELTAPRLADLAQLDDAGFRQVFSGSPIKRIGRDRFVRNVLVALGNSGDARHAALAERAAERLLEDPSEVVRDTAGWALARLRAAQPPSDPSG, via the coding sequence ATGCCCGACCCCATCACCTCCACCCGCGAAGCCATCCGCGACCGCGCCCTGTCGCTGGGCTTCGACGCGGTCGGCTTCGCGCGGGCGGAGTTGGGCGAGGAGGCCAAGGCGCGGCTGGCCGAATTCCTGAGCCAGGGCCGGCACGGCGACATGGGCTGGATGGAGGACAAGGCCGACCGCCGCGTCCATCCCCAGGCGCTGTGGCCGGAGGCCCGCACCGTCATCGCGCTCGGCACCAGCTACGCCCCGGCGGAGGACCCGCGCGCCCTGCTGGCGCATCCCGACCGCGGCATCGTGTCGGTCTATGCGAGGAACCGCGACTACCACGACCTCATCAAGGGGCGCCTGAAAACGCTGGGCCAATGGATCGCCCACCGTTTCAAGGCCGAGCTGAAGGTCTTCGTGGACACCGCCCCGGTGATGGAGAAGCCGCTGGCCGAGAAGGCCGGGCTGGGCTGGCAGGGCAAGCACACCAACCTCGTGTCGCGCACCCACGGCTCCTGGCTGTTCCTGGGCGAGGTCTACACGACGCTGGAGCTGCCGCCCGACCCGCCGGCGGTCGACCGCTGCGGCCAGTGCCGGCGCTGCCTGGACGCCTGCCCGACCGCCGCCTTCCCGGCCCCCAACCAGCTCGACGCGCGGCGCTGCATCTCCTACCTGACCATCGAGCACAAGGGACCGATCCCGGAGGAGCTGCGCCCACTGATGGGCAACCGCATCTACGGCTGCGACGATTGTCTGGCGGTCTGCCCGTGGAACAAGTTCGCCCGGCGCTCGCGCGAGGCGGCCTTCCTGCCGCGGGCGGAGCTGACCGCGCCGCGGCTGGCCGATCTGGCGCAGTTGGACGACGCGGGATTCCGGCAGGTGTTCAGCGGCTCGCCGATCAAGCGGATCGGCCGCGACCGCTTCGTGCGCAACGTGCTGGTGGCTCTGGGCAACAGCGGCGACGCCCGCCACGCCGCGCTAGCCGAACGGGCGGCCGAACGCCTTCTGGAAGACCCGAGCGAGGTGGTGCGCGACACCGCCGGCTGGGCGCTGGCCCGGCTCAGGGCCGCCCAACCCCCTTCGGACCCTTCAGGCTGA
- a CDS encoding lysylphosphatidylglycerol synthase transmembrane domain-containing protein, producing the protein MPAEAVTLPAGKPGGRLMLLAKLAVTLAVLGVLGVNADWPALLARVTGADPVWLAAGFMAKLLAVVCAGERWRDALRAAGERVSHALAMRLMFTGLFFGQVLPGALGGDVVRGWLTYRGGASSTAVVLALVLDRLLALVGCVLLLFLGLPHLVATAPPSVAWAGPVAVVLLALGMVVGLQADRLPLPGVLLRPPVRAMQAQVARLRGALLSRAALAGLLHSAAVHACTVFAVIAYAHALGIPVRVLDALAVVPMTIFAAALPISLNGWGVREGAFVAGFALYGLGATDALALSLMIGLSVTLSSLPGGLLWLSLKGPKGVGRP; encoded by the coding sequence ATGCCCGCCGAAGCGGTCACCCTGCCCGCCGGAAAGCCGGGCGGGCGTTTGATGCTGCTCGCCAAGCTGGCGGTGACTCTGGCGGTTCTCGGCGTGCTGGGCGTCAACGCCGACTGGCCGGCCCTGCTGGCGCGCGTCACCGGAGCGGACCCCGTCTGGCTGGCGGCCGGCTTCATGGCGAAGCTGCTCGCCGTGGTCTGCGCCGGGGAACGCTGGCGCGACGCCCTGCGCGCCGCGGGCGAACGGGTCTCGCACGCGCTGGCGATGCGGCTGATGTTCACCGGCTTGTTCTTCGGGCAGGTGCTGCCGGGGGCGCTGGGCGGCGACGTGGTGCGCGGCTGGCTGACCTACCGGGGCGGGGCGTCCTCCACCGCCGTGGTGCTGGCCCTGGTGCTGGACCGGCTGCTGGCCCTGGTCGGCTGCGTCCTGCTCCTGTTCCTCGGACTGCCGCACCTCGTGGCGACGGCCCCGCCCTCGGTCGCCTGGGCCGGACCGGTGGCGGTGGTGCTGCTCGCCCTTGGCATGGTCGTGGGGCTCCAGGCGGACCGTCTTCCGCTGCCGGGTGTTCTGCTGCGCCCGCCAGTGCGGGCGATGCAGGCGCAAGTCGCGCGATTGCGCGGCGCCTTGCTCAGCCGCGCGGCGCTGGCTGGGCTGCTGCACAGCGCGGCGGTCCATGCCTGCACCGTCTTCGCAGTGATCGCCTACGCCCACGCGCTGGGCATTCCCGTGCGGGTCCTGGACGCGCTGGCCGTGGTGCCGATGACCATCTTCGCGGCGGCCCTGCCCATCTCGCTGAACGGCTGGGGTGTGCGGGAAGGCGCCTTCGTCGCCGGCTTCGCACTCTACGGGCTCGGCGCCACCGACGCGCTGGCCCTGTCGTTGATGATCGGGCTGTCGGTCACCCTGTCGTCGCTTCCCGGCGGCCTGCTCTGGCTCAGCCTGAAGGGTCCGAAGGGGGTTGGGCGGCCCTGA
- a CDS encoding glycosyltransferase family 9 protein has protein sequence MTGAHGNGPRRVLVIKLGAFGDFFLAQTAFSAIRRHHDGGHLALLTLPSLAPLARLSGLFDEVLEDPRGRSLGAYRRVRRLLRSGRFDRVYDLQGQPRTDRYFWLLAPGPWPEWSGTAWGASHRDQYPGRRKVPVIERYTRQLAPFGIVPDAVPDLSWLDADTGGFGIAVPYALLIPGSSPGRPDKRWPVERYGELARALAARGITPVVLGTAIEADLARAITAVCPQAVDLTSRTSVPEIAGLARRAWATVGNDTGPTHLVAAVGCPTLGLYCDASVPIQANGPRMVVHHRPSFADMNVGGVLAAMDALPPSR, from the coding sequence ATGACGGGGGCGCATGGCAACGGACCCCGCCGCGTCCTGGTCATCAAGCTGGGCGCCTTCGGCGATTTCTTCCTCGCCCAGACCGCCTTTTCCGCCATCCGCCGGCATCATGACGGCGGCCATCTGGCGTTGCTGACCCTGCCGTCCCTGGCCCCGCTCGCCCGCCTCAGCGGCCTGTTCGACGAGGTGCTGGAGGACCCGCGCGGCCGCTCCCTCGGCGCCTATCGGCGGGTCCGCCGGCTGCTGCGCTCCGGCCGCTTCGACCGGGTCTACGACCTTCAGGGGCAACCGCGCACCGACCGCTACTTCTGGCTGCTCGCCCCCGGTCCCTGGCCGGAATGGTCGGGGACGGCGTGGGGCGCCTCGCACCGCGACCAGTATCCGGGGCGCCGCAAGGTGCCGGTGATCGAGCGCTACACCCGGCAGTTGGCGCCTTTCGGCATCGTGCCCGACGCGGTGCCGGACTTGTCCTGGCTCGACGCCGACACCGGCGGGTTCGGCATCGCCGTACCCTACGCCCTGTTGATTCCCGGTTCCTCCCCCGGGCGGCCCGACAAGCGCTGGCCGGTGGAGCGCTACGGCGAACTGGCGCGCGCTCTGGCCGCGCGCGGCATCACCCCGGTCGTGCTGGGCACGGCCATCGAGGCGGACCTCGCGCGGGCCATCACCGCCGTCTGTCCGCAGGCGGTGGACCTGACCAGCCGCACCAGCGTGCCGGAGATCGCCGGGTTGGCCCGCCGGGCCTGGGCAACGGTGGGCAACGACACCGGCCCCACCCATCTGGTCGCCGCCGTCGGGTGCCCGACGCTGGGTCTCTATTGCGACGCCTCCGTCCCGATCCAGGCCAACGGGCCGCGCATGGTCGTGCACCATCGGCCGTCCTTCGCCGACATGAACGTTGGGGGTGTGCTGGCGGCGATGGACGCTCTTCCGCCGAGCCGGTAG
- a CDS encoding O-antigen ligase family protein, which translates to MAFPLSQRDSARGIPDAILAGLAGVAVAALGPLAAMAPRGLPVWAILIALVGLAGLARRGALGRLQRAMPGTAVVLAFLVLASLSILWSPSPRAGLTVVEIGYIGLGALAGGAWLSSLPGVEARRLTGLFLVGVFAGVLLFAVEAALDFPLHRWWNHVPAGVEIAETNVPKRTAVLLCLLVWPAAMALDRAGRRGLAVALPAVFAAACLLLTSRSAMLGIAVGGVAFALAVWSPRLVRGALAAVLGVAFAFVLPLVLLFDRVLNLDGADWLFRSAQHRVEIWGMAASRALETPVFGQGIDASRALDPEGAVSRFGTLTDSLLPLHPHNAFLQVWLELGGVGAALALAASLLLLFGTERMERRLQPFALALFASGLAMASTAYGIWQAWWMGGMLAAGLMLRLAARTPAGGE; encoded by the coding sequence ATGGCTTTCCCCTTGTCACAGCGCGACTCCGCCCGGGGAATACCCGACGCGATTCTGGCGGGTCTGGCCGGCGTGGCGGTGGCGGCGCTCGGCCCATTGGCCGCCATGGCGCCGCGCGGTTTGCCGGTCTGGGCCATCCTGATCGCGCTGGTCGGGCTGGCCGGCTTGGCCCGCCGCGGCGCCCTGGGACGGCTGCAGCGGGCGATGCCCGGCACGGCGGTGGTTCTCGCCTTCCTGGTCCTGGCCTCCCTTTCGATCCTGTGGAGCCCATCGCCGCGCGCCGGCCTGACGGTGGTGGAGATCGGCTACATCGGCCTCGGCGCGCTGGCCGGCGGGGCGTGGTTGTCCTCCCTGCCGGGGGTGGAGGCGCGGCGGCTGACCGGACTGTTCCTGGTGGGCGTGTTCGCCGGCGTCCTGCTGTTCGCCGTGGAGGCCGCGCTGGATTTCCCGCTGCACCGCTGGTGGAACCATGTGCCCGCGGGCGTCGAGATCGCCGAGACCAACGTGCCCAAGCGCACGGCGGTTCTGCTCTGCCTGCTGGTCTGGCCGGCGGCGATGGCGCTCGACCGGGCCGGACGGCGGGGGCTGGCCGTCGCGCTTCCCGCGGTCTTCGCGGCGGCCTGCCTGCTGCTGACCAGCCGGTCGGCCATGTTGGGCATCGCCGTCGGTGGGGTGGCCTTCGCGCTGGCCGTTTGGTCGCCGCGGCTCGTCCGCGGAGCGCTGGCGGCGGTGCTGGGGGTGGCCTTCGCCTTCGTGCTGCCGCTGGTGCTGCTGTTCGACCGCGTGCTGAATCTGGACGGAGCCGACTGGCTGTTCCGGTCGGCGCAGCACCGGGTGGAGATCTGGGGCATGGCCGCCAGCCGGGCGCTGGAGACGCCCGTCTTCGGACAAGGCATCGACGCTTCCCGCGCGCTTGACCCGGAGGGCGCGGTGTCGCGCTTCGGCACGCTCACCGACAGCCTGCTGCCGCTTCATCCCCACAATGCCTTCCTGCAGGTCTGGCTGGAGCTTGGCGGCGTCGGCGCTGCGCTGGCTCTGGCGGCGTCGCTGCTCCTGCTGTTCGGCACGGAACGGATGGAGCGGCGGCTGCAACCCTTCGCGCTGGCCCTGTTCGCGTCCGGCCTCGCCATGGCGAGCACGGCCTACGGGATCTGGCAGGCGTGGTGGATGGGCGGGATGCTGGCCGCCGGCCTGATGCTCCGGCTGGCCGCGCGCACCCCGGCGGGGGGCGAATGA
- a CDS encoding methyl-accepting chemotaxis protein has translation MTIGTRIALGFAAVLLMTVAVAFVGWNSLRTYAGRVDLAAHTAELDARLKTVRIEEARFVTERDSKAADNVPGMLDRLRDEAQGTRSALEDAGSIRLVDEILAGIAGYRSAFANFVAQDAEARARTQSMETRAQALREIAEKIGKQQSDRYDQNMVSLKDAEHAVRQSRDTSDRADRLIEMVLEARRLQSDFAHTRNPATMAAAGEAIAALLANAEAIEKDLVGTNDEELAQRIVTIAGAYRMVFDQARAEGAGEPASGRIQALDRHALEIQNLAHEMQENQAMVSSALQEAANFAQSEVNEAVQLRGIAMRLIQGAQSAMLGQRDFILMNGEDARARVHGAVKETLGLATQAGAVLVDSEGRALIAAITDAAQAFDREFAALVTTSENQRTASKTMAKAAGDVSEQVARLVSIQRDDRENGRNGAELIIIIGAAVALALGMVMAWIIDRAITHPMHAMTKAMGRLAEGDLTVDIPGGDRKDELRAMADALSVFKENALEMQRMEGEREEMRRQIDADRRRTMNEFANGFEQAVSGVVLSLTESAGNLGRDAQEMSSDAALTTAKSSAVAAASEQASSNVQTVAAAAEELSSSIAEISRQLNSSSQVAVGAAAKATETNGIVEGLAEAAQRIGQVVDLIGEIAEQTNLLALNATIEAARAGEAGKGFAVVATEVKNLAGQTAKATEEISSQVAQMQAATGGAVGAIRTISDAVGTISSTVTEIARAMEQQGLATREIAQNVNQAAEGTQEVMHHIAEVTNAATKTGGAADAVLSASRTLARQAEHLRSEVQGFLNKVRTA, from the coding sequence ATGACGATTGGAACGCGGATTGCGCTCGGTTTTGCGGCGGTCCTTCTGATGACGGTCGCGGTGGCGTTCGTTGGCTGGAACAGCTTGCGCACCTACGCCGGACGTGTCGATCTGGCGGCCCACACCGCCGAACTGGACGCCCGGTTGAAAACCGTGCGGATCGAGGAAGCCCGCTTCGTCACCGAGCGCGACTCCAAGGCCGCCGACAATGTGCCCGGCATGCTGGACCGGCTGCGCGACGAAGCGCAGGGCACGCGGTCCGCGCTTGAGGACGCCGGCAGCATCCGGCTGGTCGACGAGATCCTGGCGGGCATCGCCGGCTATCGCAGCGCCTTCGCCAACTTCGTCGCCCAGGACGCGGAGGCCCGCGCCCGCACCCAGAGCATGGAGACGCGCGCCCAGGCCCTGCGGGAGATCGCGGAGAAGATCGGCAAGCAGCAGTCCGACCGCTACGACCAGAACATGGTCAGCCTGAAGGACGCGGAGCACGCCGTGCGGCAGAGCCGCGACACCTCCGACCGCGCCGACCGGCTGATCGAGATGGTGCTGGAGGCGCGCCGCCTGCAGTCGGACTTCGCGCACACCCGCAATCCGGCGACGATGGCCGCCGCCGGGGAGGCCATCGCGGCGCTGCTGGCCAACGCCGAGGCCATCGAGAAGGATCTCGTCGGCACCAATGACGAGGAGTTGGCCCAGCGGATCGTCACCATCGCCGGCGCCTACCGCATGGTGTTCGATCAGGCCCGCGCCGAAGGCGCCGGCGAACCGGCCAGCGGCCGCATCCAGGCGCTGGATCGCCATGCCCTTGAGATTCAGAATCTCGCCCACGAGATGCAGGAGAACCAGGCGATGGTCTCCAGCGCGCTCCAGGAGGCCGCGAACTTCGCCCAGAGCGAGGTGAACGAGGCCGTCCAGCTGCGCGGCATCGCCATGCGCCTGATCCAGGGCGCGCAGTCCGCGATGCTGGGGCAGCGCGATTTCATCCTGATGAACGGGGAGGATGCCCGCGCCCGGGTGCATGGCGCGGTCAAGGAGACGCTGGGGCTCGCCACCCAGGCCGGGGCCGTGCTCGTCGATTCGGAAGGCCGCGCGCTGATCGCCGCCATCACCGATGCCGCCCAGGCCTTCGATCGGGAGTTCGCCGCCCTCGTCACCACCAGCGAGAACCAGCGCACCGCCTCCAAGACCATGGCCAAGGCCGCGGGCGACGTCAGCGAGCAGGTGGCCCGTCTCGTCTCCATCCAGCGCGACGACCGCGAGAACGGGCGCAACGGGGCGGAGCTGATCATCATCATCGGCGCCGCCGTGGCTCTGGCGCTCGGCATGGTCATGGCCTGGATCATCGACCGCGCCATCACCCACCCGATGCACGCCATGACCAAGGCGATGGGCCGGCTGGCCGAGGGCGACCTGACGGTGGACATCCCCGGCGGCGACCGCAAGGACGAGCTGCGCGCCATGGCCGACGCTCTCAGCGTCTTCAAGGAGAACGCCCTGGAGATGCAGCGCATGGAGGGCGAGCGGGAGGAAATGCGCCGGCAGATCGACGCCGACCGCCGCCGCACCATGAACGAGTTTGCCAACGGCTTCGAACAGGCGGTGTCGGGCGTCGTCCTGTCGCTGACCGAGTCCGCCGGCAATCTGGGCCGCGACGCGCAGGAGATGTCGTCGGACGCTGCCCTGACCACCGCCAAGTCGAGCGCGGTCGCCGCGGCGTCGGAGCAGGCGTCGAGCAACGTGCAGACCGTCGCCGCGGCGGCGGAGGAGCTGTCCTCCTCCATCGCCGAGATTTCCCGCCAGCTCAACAGCAGCTCCCAGGTGGCGGTGGGGGCCGCGGCCAAGGCGACGGAGACGAACGGCATCGTCGAAGGTCTGGCCGAGGCGGCGCAGCGCATCGGGCAGGTGGTGGACCTGATCGGCGAGATCGCCGAGCAGACCAATCTGCTGGCCCTGAACGCGACCATCGAGGCGGCGCGGGCCGGGGAGGCCGGAAAGGGTTTTGCCGTGGTGGCGACGGAGGTCAAGAACCTCGCCGGCCAGACCGCCAAGGCGACCGAGGAGATCTCCAGCCAGGTGGCGCAGATGCAGGCGGCGACGGGCGGGGCGGTGGGCGCCATCCGCACCATCTCCGACGCGGTCGGCACCATCAGCAGCACGGTGACCGAGATCGCCCGCGCCATGGAGCAGCAGGGGCTCGCCACCCGCGAGATCGCCCAGAACGTCAATCAGGCCGCCGAAGGCACGCAGGAGGTGATGCACCACATCGCCGAGGTGACCAACGCCGCCACCAAGACCGGCGGCGCCGCCGACGCGGTGCTGAGCGCCAGCCGCACTCTGGCCCGCCAGGCCGAGCATCTGCGCTCCGAGGTGCAGGGCTTCCTCAACAAGGTGCGGACCGCCTGA